In Aerococcus loyolae, a genomic segment contains:
- a CDS encoding MFS transporter: MTSYELVIPYAINVLLKESDKIYSLVLSTEALGGILGGVILSYRGSGQSEESFIQDVKYLAVVLLMAGFFQNLFFIFLCAWVNGFFLVQINAKVFTIIQKHSDQEFLGRVFSLLFVFSSLFSPLANGVFGQLIPLVQWHSFTAAGIGVVVVSYSIKKLFFERP; this comes from the coding sequence ATGACTTCTTATGAATTAGTTATTCCCTATGCCATCAATGTTTTATTAAAGGAGTCTGATAAGATATATAGCCTGGTCCTTAGTACAGAAGCTCTGGGTGGTATTCTTGGAGGCGTGATACTAAGCTATCGTGGGAGTGGCCAATCAGAAGAAAGCTTTATCCAAGACGTCAAGTATCTAGCAGTCGTCTTGTTAATGGCGGGATTCTTTCAGAATCTTTTCTTTATATTCCTGTGTGCCTGGGTAAATGGCTTTTTCCTGGTTCAAATTAACGCTAAGGTGTTTACCATTATCCAAAAGCATAGTGACCAGGAATTTTTAGGTCGGGTATTTTCCTTACTCTTTGTTTTTAGCTCTTTGTTTTCACCTTTAGCCAATGGTGTATTTGGCCAGCTCATTCCGCTCGTGCAATGGCATAGCTTTACTGCGGCTGGAATAGGGGTAGTTGTGGTTTCCTATAGCATCAAGAAGTTATTTTTTGAGAGACCATA
- the acpS gene encoding holo-ACP synthase — protein sequence MIKGIGTDLVDIKRIEKAQKQRPDFASRVLTANEREAMEANSSWKRQMEFLSGRWAAKEAFAKALGTGIGLALSFQDLEILNDPKGRPCLNTAVYSGKIFLSITHTDDYAQAFVVLEE from the coding sequence ATGATTAAAGGGATAGGTACTGACTTAGTTGACATCAAACGGATTGAAAAAGCGCAAAAGCAGCGCCCCGATTTTGCCAGTCGGGTTTTAACGGCAAATGAACGAGAAGCCATGGAAGCCAATAGTAGCTGGAAGCGGCAGATGGAATTTCTTTCGGGCCGCTGGGCAGCTAAAGAAGCCTTTGCTAAGGCCTTGGGGACGGGGATTGGCCTGGCTCTATCCTTCCAGGACTTAGAAATATTAAATGACCCAAAGGGACGTCCTTGCCTGAACACCGCCGTCTATTCGGGCAAGATTTTTCTCTCGATCACCCATACCGATGACTATGCCCAAGCTTTTGTGGTCTTAGAAGAATAA
- a CDS encoding DEAD/DEAH box helicase yields MKFEELNLDPRLLQAVKNMGFEEATPIQAQTIPYALEGRDVLGQAQTGTGKTAAFGLPLLEKIDHHTDHIQALVIAPTRELAIQNGQELYRLGKEKGVRTVNVYGGANIRRQIHQIKKGAPVVVGTPGRLIDLMKRKVLNLNFIETLVLDEADEMLNMGFIEDIETIIRATPSNRQTLLFSATMPKEIQRIGEHFMQDPVTVKIEAKEMTADTIDQYFTKCHDREKFDLLTRFIDVSHAKLAIVFARTKRRVDEVSRGLIERGYQAEGIHGDLSQEKRSSIMKDFKDGRLEILVATDVAARGLDISNVTHVYNYDIPQDPESYVHRIGRTGRAGKGGMSITFVSNHEMGYLRTIENLTHKKMSPLRPPTEEEAFTGQVKQSLAAVEELLEEDRDDQYEEVVNYLSENYTAEQLALAVVRSQMKDKNDVKVSITPERPLGRKRSDKNRGKSHSKNRGQHKGRNHHSKQRPKNNKGQGKSKHTGKNKRNQAKKGNKPARNQSTKQSFTIR; encoded by the coding sequence ATGAAATTTGAAGAACTTAATTTAGATCCTAGACTGCTCCAAGCGGTCAAGAATATGGGCTTTGAAGAAGCCACCCCTATCCAAGCACAAACCATTCCCTACGCCTTAGAAGGGCGGGATGTTTTAGGTCAGGCCCAAACTGGTACCGGGAAAACCGCTGCTTTTGGCCTACCCCTCTTAGAAAAAATCGACCACCATACCGACCACATCCAAGCCCTGGTGATCGCGCCAACCCGGGAATTAGCCATCCAAAATGGCCAAGAACTTTACCGGCTAGGTAAGGAAAAAGGCGTCCGTACGGTCAATGTATACGGTGGGGCCAATATCCGCCGGCAAATCCATCAAATTAAAAAAGGCGCCCCAGTCGTTGTGGGAACGCCGGGCCGGTTAATCGATTTAATGAAACGCAAGGTCTTAAACTTAAACTTTATCGAAACCTTGGTCCTAGATGAAGCCGATGAAATGCTTAATATGGGCTTTATCGAAGACATTGAAACCATTATCCGCGCTACTCCGTCTAACCGGCAAACCTTGCTTTTTTCAGCCACCATGCCCAAGGAAATCCAACGCATTGGTGAGCACTTCATGCAAGACCCGGTAACGGTTAAAATTGAAGCCAAGGAAATGACCGCAGATACCATCGACCAGTACTTTACCAAGTGCCATGACCGGGAAAAATTTGATCTTTTAACCCGCTTTATTGATGTCAGCCATGCCAAACTGGCTATTGTCTTTGCCCGGACCAAGCGTCGGGTGGACGAAGTTAGTCGCGGGCTGATTGAACGGGGCTACCAGGCTGAAGGCATCCATGGGGACCTTTCCCAGGAAAAACGCTCGAGCATTATGAAGGACTTTAAAGACGGCCGCTTGGAAATTTTAGTGGCTACTGATGTGGCTGCCCGTGGTTTAGATATCAGTAATGTGACCCACGTCTATAACTACGATATCCCCCAAGACCCTGAAAGCTATGTCCACCGGATCGGCCGGACCGGACGGGCAGGTAAGGGCGGTATGTCGATTACCTTTGTCTCAAACCATGAAATGGGCTACCTGCGTACCATTGAAAACCTAACCCACAAAAAAATGTCTCCTCTCCGTCCACCAACGGAAGAAGAAGCCTTCACGGGTCAAGTTAAGCAATCTCTAGCTGCGGTTGAGGAACTCTTAGAAGAAGACCGTGATGACCAATACGAAGAAGTGGTCAACTACCTCAGCGAAAACTATACCGCGGAACAATTAGCCTTGGCCGTGGTTCGCTCCCAAATGAAGGATAAAAATGATGTCAAGGTGTCCATCACGCCTGAACGGCCTTTAGGGCGGAAACGTTCTGATAAGAACCGGGGCAAGTCCCACTCTAAAAACCGAGGCCAGCATAAGGGGAGAAATCACCACTCCAAGCAAAGACCTAAAAACAATAAAGGCCAAGGCAAGTCTAAGCATACCGGCAAGAATAAGCGCAACCAGGCTAAGAAAGGCAACAAGCCAGCTAGAAACCAATCCACTAAGCAATCATTTACCATTCGTTAA
- a CDS encoding MFS transporter: MFSGHFIESSERGELILRGNKKLSFRKGYPLLANYGISLMGDSLFLFAINWFLVAQTQNTALLGKINSISTAILLFSNILVGPFVDQLNRKKLLIFSDLMSFFACLACSVLYKDYLDDQLILILTSAILSLALAINSPAAKAIVPHVVLGEAIERFNSIQNTLSSIIKVGAPIIGSLILSLNNNFNFFILINALSFLLSALIIASVPYHESNHLSTSQSFQFHTHFVSGLMYVCSMKKILGVMVFIS; the protein is encoded by the coding sequence GTGTTCTCTGGTCATTTTATTGAAAGTAGCGAAAGGGGTGAATTGATTTTGAGAGGAAATAAAAAGTTATCTTTTAGAAAGGGTTACCCTTTACTGGCAAATTATGGGATCTCCTTAATGGGTGATAGCCTTTTCTTATTTGCCATCAATTGGTTTCTCGTTGCTCAAACGCAAAATACGGCCTTACTAGGGAAAATAAATAGTATTAGTACTGCAATTTTATTGTTTTCCAATATTCTAGTCGGACCATTTGTTGATCAATTGAATCGAAAAAAATTATTAATCTTTTCCGACTTAATGAGCTTTTTCGCCTGCTTAGCTTGTTCTGTATTATATAAAGATTATCTTGATGATCAATTAATATTAATTCTTACCAGTGCGATCTTGAGCCTTGCACTGGCCATCAATTCCCCCGCAGCCAAGGCCATCGTCCCTCATGTGGTTTTAGGGGAGGCTATTGAACGCTTTAATTCTATCCAAAATACCCTATCAAGTATCATTAAGGTAGGCGCTCCGATTATCGGTTCGCTTATTCTCTCCCTTAATAATAATTTTAATTTTTTTATCCTGATAAACGCCTTATCCTTTTTATTATCAGCGCTAATCATTGCTTCTGTGCCTTACCATGAAAGTAATCACTTATCGACTAGTCAGTCCTTTCAATTTCACACCCATTTTGTCTCTGGCTTAATGTATGTATGTAGTATGAAAAAGATTTTAGGGGTCATGGTCTTTATTTCCTAA
- a CDS encoding DUF2179 domain-containing protein, with product MNLYILLFIFGINLIYIMLNTIRTLLAMRGYRSIAPFIAMIEVTIYTIGLSVVMKYLETPIYLVVYALGYGIGIYLGILLEDKIALGHAVIQIFTQSTDNHLAQSLRQQGYGVTVQTGYGRDGDRLIMTVLTPRSREQQVCRTIEAIDPKVFYISYDAKYIHGGFWTKRLRPSLPHPSNPIKKRAEKQEENERKVKED from the coding sequence ATGAACCTGTATATTTTACTTTTTATCTTTGGAATTAACTTAATTTACATTATGCTCAATACTATCCGCACCTTGTTAGCTATGCGGGGTTATCGGTCCATTGCGCCCTTTATCGCCATGATTGAGGTGACTATCTATACCATCGGGCTTTCTGTAGTGATGAAATACCTGGAAACTCCGATCTACCTGGTGGTTTATGCCCTAGGTTACGGGATTGGGATCTACCTGGGCATTCTCTTAGAAGATAAGATTGCCCTGGGGCATGCAGTGATTCAGATTTTTACCCAGTCAACCGATAATCATTTGGCCCAAAGCTTGCGCCAACAAGGTTATGGGGTGACGGTTCAGACCGGTTACGGCCGGGATGGCGACCGCTTAATCATGACGGTCTTAACTCCACGGTCACGGGAACAGCAAGTCTGCCGGACTATTGAAGCCATTGATCCCAAGGTCTTCTATATCTCCTATGATGCCAAATATATCCACGGTGGTTTTTGGACCAAGCGCTTGCGTCCCAGTCTTCCCCATCCAAGTAATCCGATAAAGAAAAGGGCTGAAAAGCAAGAGGAGAATGAAAGAAAGGTCAAGGAAGACTAG